AAGAAGAACGCGCGATCATTCGCTGGCTGCCGTACGCGGCGCGCATCGTCTTCGCGGCGTTCTGTGTCGTCGCGGTCGTGGTGCACTTTCGCTATTTCCGGCCGCGGTATCTCAAGCGCCTGGGCCCGCCCTTCGCCCTGGCGGTCATCTGGACCGCCATCCTTTTGGCGACACGCTTTGCCTCCGCCGCCGACGGACCGGCGCTGTATCTGATCCCGATTCCCTTTGCCGCGATCCTTGTCACCATTCTCTTCGATCTGGGAACGGGGCTGGTCTCGACGGTCTTTCTCTCACTGCTGGTGGGAATTGTGACCGGCTACGACTACACCGTCTTCCTGGTCGGTTTCAGCGCCGGCATGATCACCGCGTACACCGTACGCACGGTGCGCCGGCGCTACGATTTCTACCGTCCGGCGCTGTACGGCGCCTGCGTCTATATCGTGGTCATCGCGCTGGTGGAAGCGCTGCGTTACACTCCCGGCGAGCAATTGCTGAACGCCGTCGGGTTCGGACTGGTCAATGCTGTCAGCGGCGCGGTCGTCGCCGTCGGCGTATTGCCGGTCTTCGAATCGCTCTTTGGCTTCACGACCGATCTGACGTTGTTGGAGCTCTCCAATCTGAATCATCCGCTGCTGCGGCGTCTGTCATTGGAAGCGCCCGGGACCTACCACCATTCGATCGTAATCGGCAGTCTGGCGGAATCCGCGGCCGAAGCGATCGGCGCCAATCCGCTGCTGGCACGAGTCGGCGCGTACTTTCACGACATCGGCAAGATGGAAAAGCCGGAGTATTTCGCCGAGAACCACCCGCACTACAAAAGCCGCCATGAAAAACTGACGCCGTCGATGAGCGCGCTCGTTTTGGAATCGCACGTCAAACAAGGAAAAGAGCTGGCGCTGGAGTACGATCTGCCCGACGCGGTCATCGATTTCATCGAGCAGCATCACGGCACGACGACCATGGCGTACTTCTTCCATAAGGCCAAAGCGCACGACCCCGACGCCTCCGAAGAGGAGTTCCGATATCCCGGTCCCAAGCCGCAGTCGCGCGAGACGGCGATTCTGATGCTGGCCGATTCGGTCGAGGCGGTCAGCCGCACGCTCGATGATCCCAAACCGGCGCGTCTGCGCGCGGCGATCAAAAAGGTGATCGAAGACAAGTTCCTGGCGGGACAACTGGAGGAATGCAACCTGACCCTGCGCGATCTGCATCTGATCGAAGAGAGTTTCCTGAAGATACTCGGTGGCGTGTTCCATCAGCGGGTCAAGTACCCGGCGCAATTGGGACTGGACGTGGCCGAACCCGAAAGCGACGCGGGCCCCGATGAGGAGCAGGGGTTGCGTGATACTCCGGCCCCGGGCACGATCCCGGTCGAGCCGGAGCGCACCGGAAACGTACGACGTTCACCCGTTTGACCGCTATATTGGCCGCGC
Above is a window of Candidatus Zixiibacteriota bacterium DNA encoding:
- a CDS encoding HDIG domain-containing protein, with the translated sequence MLQSLLRIRRAITARVRARWERFEDTQTARRWRIGIGVALGLAVVALSVFLFPRPDLFVPPDFPREGDIATADIIAPFDFPVLKSQEELDDERRRILTETPPVLSYDQSVADSVQRTTTLFFDYAERMAESKISLKLKAERLAEQFPWLDLSGLSTPRTGGGWLALRFTVEDVIRRMYASGIFPDNRYLPASQSQFVMVTREARGDLPLQREQILDLKGARTRLANELAEIPGVDSLERATLLAVVGEIVTPNLRYNHETTEARRQAALADVRPYKVRIFRGERIVAKHERVTAAHAERLRALALSRAAQIEEERAIIRWLPYAARIVFAAFCVVAVVVHFRYFRPRYLKRLGPPFALAVIWTAILLATRFASAADGPALYLIPIPFAAILVTILFDLGTGLVSTVFLSLLVGIVTGYDYTVFLVGFSAGMITAYTVRTVRRRYDFYRPALYGACVYIVVIALVEALRYTPGEQLLNAVGFGLVNAVSGAVVAVGVLPVFESLFGFTTDLTLLELSNLNHPLLRRLSLEAPGTYHHSIVIGSLAESAAEAIGANPLLARVGAYFHDIGKMEKPEYFAENHPHYKSRHEKLTPSMSALVLESHVKQGKELALEYDLPDAVIDFIEQHHGTTTMAYFFHKAKAHDPDASEEEFRYPGPKPQSRETAILMLADSVEAVSRTLDDPKPARLRAAIKKVIEDKFLAGQLEECNLTLRDLHLIEESFLKILGGVFHQRVKYPAQLGLDVAEPESDAGPDEEQGLRDTPAPGTIPVEPERTGNVRRSPV